A part of Candidatus Electrothrix aestuarii genomic DNA contains:
- a CDS encoding heavy metal translocating P-type ATPase codes for MAVSAGTVAMALLGSFSPLFTLLAAAGVLYLSKSSFRFALRDIKARRYFSSFVVGAILLIGMLISGHVILSALAALLGDFLIKIIERAENNAKKQLVNVFGTPPSKVWLKKDGVEVQVDFTSIEVGDIVVISAGEVIPVDGKIQEGIATVDQHILTGESQPVEKEKGDKVFAATLMLTGRICIMVETAGQDTVAAKIGDILNSTQEYKNKLIARGQEIADTCLHVEMGISVTTLLLLGLGPALTILWSGLGATMMILSPISVLNYLQIISRHGILIKDGRVLESLHKVDTVIFDKTGTLTLEQPEVGKIHCFGEWDEKAILFNAAAAEHRQVHPIAKAILEKAAELDIQPPDLEDARYEIGYGIKVTVNGRVIQVGSARFMEREGVTLPNAAQDIRREAEDEGFSLIYVGINGQLGGILEMHPCIRPEAFEVIQYLKKRGVRLYIISGDHEHPTRRMAEQLGIDNYFAEVLPENKAEHVKILTEQGRFVCFIGDGINDSIALKSAQVSVSLQGASTAATDTAQIIFMDGTLKHLMRLFQLVDEFEKTIENNLLSSIIPGFFCIGSVYFLHIGVAAGMGLFYTGAAVGLTNTFLPLIKYQEKVADPVNSAEHVDNFQD; via the coding sequence ATGGCTGTTTCTGCCGGGACAGTCGCAATGGCATTACTGGGCAGTTTTTCCCCCTTATTTACTCTGCTTGCGGCAGCCGGAGTATTGTATTTATCAAAAAGTTCTTTTCGCTTTGCTCTACGAGACATAAAAGCTCGTCGCTATTTTAGCTCATTTGTCGTAGGAGCAATACTTCTCATAGGCATGCTCATCAGTGGCCATGTGATACTGTCAGCACTTGCGGCCTTGCTTGGAGATTTTCTGATTAAAATTATTGAACGTGCTGAAAATAATGCGAAAAAACAATTGGTCAATGTGTTCGGAACGCCTCCTTCCAAAGTATGGTTGAAAAAAGACGGCGTAGAAGTCCAAGTCGATTTTACCAGTATTGAGGTCGGTGATATAGTTGTTATCAGTGCTGGAGAAGTTATTCCGGTGGACGGAAAGATTCAGGAAGGAATTGCGACAGTTGACCAGCATATTCTTACCGGTGAAAGTCAACCCGTTGAAAAAGAGAAAGGTGATAAGGTGTTTGCGGCAACGCTTATGCTCACGGGTCGAATTTGTATTATGGTGGAAACAGCGGGACAGGATACTGTTGCTGCAAAAATTGGTGATATTCTTAATAGTACTCAAGAATATAAAAATAAATTGATAGCCCGCGGTCAAGAGATAGCAGATACTTGCCTTCATGTCGAGATGGGTATCTCTGTGACCACCCTGCTACTGTTGGGCCTAGGACCGGCATTGACCATACTCTGGTCCGGTTTAGGTGCAACCATGATGATACTTAGTCCGATTTCCGTATTGAATTATCTACAAATTATTTCCCGTCACGGCATTCTTATTAAGGACGGTAGGGTATTAGAATCTCTGCATAAGGTTGATACCGTGATCTTTGATAAAACCGGTACACTGACGTTGGAGCAGCCAGAGGTTGGTAAAATTCATTGTTTTGGTGAATGGGATGAAAAGGCGATCCTGTTCAATGCCGCAGCCGCAGAGCATCGTCAGGTGCATCCAATTGCTAAAGCTATTCTGGAAAAAGCTGCTGAACTGGATATTCAGCCCCCTGATTTGGAAGATGCCCGGTATGAAATAGGATACGGTATCAAAGTCACAGTGAATGGCAGGGTGATTCAAGTGGGCAGTGCCCGTTTTATGGAACGGGAAGGAGTTACCCTGCCCAACGCCGCCCAGGATATTCGGCGAGAAGCTGAAGATGAAGGTTTTTCTCTGATCTATGTGGGAATCAACGGGCAGCTTGGCGGTATTCTGGAAATGCATCCCTGTATTCGACCTGAAGCTTTTGAAGTTATTCAGTATTTAAAAAAACGGGGAGTGCGACTTTATATTATTTCCGGAGATCATGAGCACCCTACCCGAAGAATGGCCGAGCAATTGGGTATTGATAATTATTTTGCAGAAGTTCTACCGGAAAACAAGGCCGAACATGTAAAAATACTTACTGAACAGGGAAGATTTGTTTGTTTTATCGGCGACGGCATTAATGATTCCATCGCGTTGAAGTCGGCTCAGGTTTCTGTTTCTCTTCAAGGAGCATCCACAGCGGCGACAGACACGGCCCAGATCATTTTTATGGACGGTACACTGAAACATTTAATGCGACTTTTTCAACTTGTTGATGAGTTTGAAAAAACGATAGAAAATAATTTATTATCTTCCATTATCCCCGGATTTTTCTGTATCGGAAGCGTCTATTTCCTTCATATAGGAGTAGCTGCCGGTATGGGGCTATTTTATACCGGGGCCGCTGTTGGATTGACTAATACGTTTCTACCGTTGATAAAATATCAAGAGAAGGTTGCCGATCCTGTCAATTCTGCTGAACACGTTGATAACTTTCAAGATTAA
- a CDS encoding heavy metal translocating P-type ATPase, with the protein MLFELSILSSVAYVVKTASRHRKDGVEIVKDSIYGKVKNKLSQFDADPLIDSLLSPEYSEEKKSSSQRQAKGTAEDIEEKSNSHSLAEKDVNRDMVISTAAMGTAIVGRLVAPPMLLLSLPGWAYVSMPAFIQAYDKIRRKEVDISTIYTVTAAGCFFGGYYISGTMAAFFYVLSKKLLIKITDDSKHSLIDVFNQQPRYVYISVGDGLEERRPFDSLRCGDTVVIHAGNPVPADGTVVEGTASVDQHILTGESQPVEKEKGDKVFAATVVLTGKLYINVEKAGQETSAAQIGKILEEVTKTKTEWQIRAEDFTQKTVMPTLAAGALMLPFGGPMAAVALVNSHFGYRLSIVSSISVLTYMHLIARQGVLIKNGQALDQLHKVDTVVFDKTGTLTSSVPHVCTIHSVGGYNDDQVLAYAAAAEGKNTHPIAQAIVAAAEKQKLELPPLDENSDEAYQIGYGIQVKIGGEMILLGSRRFMEKEQIRIESELVEAEDTAYEQGHSLVMLAVGDSVAGALEFAPTLRPQTRQVIRNLQIQQNKNICILSGDHEMPTKSLARKLGIKKYFSDVLPQDKAEVIKKLQAEGRTVCFVGDGINDSIALKQADVSVSLRGASSIAVDTADIILMNEELAQLSYLFTVIGEYENKMRTNTVTLLSPSIAAAAGVLLFHFNVVDTLLLKQVGLTVSLLNTARPLMKKSDSSELFQPSLTEVKV; encoded by the coding sequence ATGCTATTTGAACTTAGTATCCTTAGCAGCGTAGCATATGTCGTAAAAACAGCATCACGGCATAGAAAAGATGGTGTCGAAATTGTCAAAGACTCCATTTATGGCAAAGTCAAAAATAAGCTCAGTCAATTTGATGCTGATCCTCTGATTGATTCTTTACTGTCACCAGAATATAGCGAGGAAAAAAAATCTTCTTCGCAAAGACAAGCCAAAGGGACTGCCGAAGATATTGAAGAAAAATCTAATTCACATTCTCTTGCAGAAAAGGATGTGAACCGTGACATGGTTATTTCCACTGCTGCAATGGGAACGGCTATTGTTGGAAGGTTGGTGGCCCCACCTATGCTTCTGCTCAGTTTGCCGGGTTGGGCATACGTATCCATGCCGGCATTTATTCAGGCATATGATAAAATACGTCGAAAAGAAGTCGATATAAGCACTATCTACACTGTGACTGCTGCCGGATGTTTTTTTGGAGGATATTATATTTCTGGTACAATGGCAGCTTTTTTTTATGTTTTAAGCAAAAAGTTACTTATCAAAATTACAGATGATTCTAAACATAGTCTGATTGATGTTTTTAACCAACAGCCCCGTTATGTTTACATATCAGTTGGTGACGGCCTTGAAGAGCGTCGTCCATTTGACTCCCTGCGTTGTGGAGACACTGTCGTTATTCATGCTGGTAATCCCGTCCCGGCTGACGGAACAGTTGTCGAGGGAACAGCAAGCGTGGATCAGCACATTCTTACCGGTGAATCACAACCTGTAGAAAAAGAAAAGGGAGATAAGGTTTTTGCCGCAACTGTTGTGCTAACAGGGAAACTCTATATAAATGTGGAAAAAGCAGGGCAGGAGACCAGTGCGGCACAGATAGGTAAAATTCTCGAAGAGGTGACGAAAACTAAAACAGAATGGCAGATTCGTGCAGAAGATTTTACCCAAAAAACAGTTATGCCTACCTTAGCTGCCGGGGCTCTGATGTTGCCTTTTGGTGGGCCTATGGCAGCTGTTGCTTTGGTGAACAGTCATTTCGGATACCGCCTTTCCATTGTCTCCTCAATTAGTGTATTGACCTATATGCATCTTATTGCTCGGCAAGGTGTGTTGATAAAGAACGGGCAGGCATTGGACCAGCTCCACAAAGTAGATACTGTGGTCTTTGATAAAACCGGTACATTGACTTCTTCAGTTCCGCACGTTTGTACGATACATAGTGTTGGAGGTTATAATGATGATCAGGTGTTGGCATATGCAGCAGCAGCTGAAGGGAAAAATACTCATCCCATTGCCCAAGCTATTGTCGCTGCTGCAGAAAAACAAAAGTTGGAACTTCCTCCTTTAGATGAAAACAGCGATGAAGCTTACCAAATAGGCTATGGTATTCAGGTGAAAATAGGGGGAGAAATGATTCTTCTCGGAAGTCGTCGTTTTATGGAGAAGGAACAGATTCGAATAGAGAGTGAACTTGTTGAGGCTGAAGATACTGCCTATGAACAGGGGCACTCTCTGGTCATGCTCGCAGTAGGGGATTCTGTTGCCGGAGCCTTGGAGTTTGCTCCAACATTGCGTCCTCAGACACGTCAGGTTATTCGAAATCTACAGATTCAACAGAATAAAAATATATGTATTCTCTCTGGAGATCATGAAATGCCGACAAAAAGCTTGGCTCGTAAGCTTGGTATTAAAAAGTATTTTTCTGATGTCCTGCCGCAGGACAAAGCTGAAGTTATCAAAAAACTTCAAGCCGAGGGCAGAACAGTTTGTTTTGTAGGTGACGGGATTAATGATTCCATAGCACTCAAGCAGGCAGATGTCTCTGTCTCATTGCGAGGAGCCTCCAGTATTGCTGTTGATACGGCAGACATTATTCTAATGAATGAAGAACTGGCGCAATTGTCCTATCTGTTTACTGTGATCGGAGAATATGAAAACAAAATGCGTACGAACACTGTGACTCTGCTGAGTCCGAGTATAGCCGCTGCCGCCGGTGTACTGCTTTTTCATTTTAATGTGGTTGATACATTGCTGTTAAAGCAGGTAGGGCTTACAGTCAGTCTGTTGAACACAGCGCGTCCTTTGATGAAAAAATCTGATTCTTCGGAATTATTCCAACCTTCTCTTACTGAAGTAAAAGTATGA
- a CDS encoding sulfotransferase, which produces MTNNNIRPVLMVPLRRCGSHALRLRLNLSPEFYAPYPLHIVDFINFLPLYGGLDEPSQYFQLIVDLVGLQNASMVKWKNVVLDPVLLFERVRDRVPNIHTVLWEMLYTAAEQRQAQVVMDKSLDSVFYAEELIQVNPDMLFLNVVRDPRAQISSMNKAIIYDFNTLLNTQRWVKAYRKAREIEQKYPERTLTIRFEDFVVHQEEVLRRICDFIGISFIPDMIKISQSKEATEISRLSNLWKNNGFDPIASNINKFTRSLSSHEIILIETLTEELMDYYGYERMTTGTVHMTPKLYEQARQENSLKTQRAWVTLAQKNHIDYTLRRFRTDYLAMIQQRLEAPPAMETQDEPFESSILAVS; this is translated from the coding sequence ATGACCAATAATAATATACGTCCTGTTCTCATGGTTCCTCTGCGTCGTTGCGGTAGTCACGCCCTGCGCCTTCGTCTTAATCTTAGTCCTGAATTTTACGCGCCGTACCCATTACATATTGTTGATTTTATAAATTTTCTCCCTTTGTATGGGGGGCTGGATGAACCGTCGCAATATTTTCAGCTCATTGTTGATCTTGTCGGGTTGCAAAATGCGAGTATGGTCAAATGGAAAAACGTTGTACTTGATCCTGTTTTGCTGTTTGAAAGAGTGCGGGACCGAGTACCTAATATCCATACTGTGCTGTGGGAAATGTTGTATACCGCTGCTGAGCAGCGGCAGGCCCAAGTTGTGATGGATAAATCTTTAGACAGCGTTTTCTATGCTGAAGAGCTAATCCAGGTTAATCCTGATATGCTGTTTTTAAATGTTGTTCGTGATCCACGGGCACAAATAAGTAGCATGAATAAAGCTATTATTTATGACTTTAATACGCTTTTAAATACGCAGCGATGGGTGAAAGCCTATAGGAAGGCAAGAGAAATTGAGCAGAAGTATCCCGAACGAACTCTTACTATTCGTTTTGAAGATTTTGTTGTTCATCAGGAAGAAGTACTGCGTCGAATTTGTGACTTCATCGGTATCAGCTTTATCCCGGATATGATTAAAATTAGCCAGTCAAAAGAAGCAACTGAAATTTCTCGATTATCAAATTTATGGAAAAATAACGGATTTGACCCTATTGCCTCTAATATCAACAAGTTCACCAGAAGCTTGAGTTCTCATGAAATTATCCTCATTGAGACGTTAACTGAAGAGCTCATGGATTATTATGGTTATGAACGCATGACGACCGGAACAGTTCACATGACACCGAAGTTGTATGAGCAGGCAAGGCAAGAAAACTCTTTGAAGACGCAACGCGCCTGGGTGACGTTAGCCCAAAAGAATCATATTGATTATACATTGCGACGTTTTAGAACGGATTATTTGGCAATGATACAACAGCGGTTGGAGGCTCCACCAGCGATGGAAACACAAGATGAACCATTTGAAAGCAGTATCTTGGCTGTTTCGTGA
- a CDS encoding J domain-containing protein — protein sequence MVNLYDLLGVAEDAHSEEIKKRFRLLAKQYHPDIAGGDDKQFRELTHAYKILSNTAARNDYDKTLKNFRSQTGSFSEYRKDRYTVEGKHLKKFIQEIIRYGHFTYLTVRYKEKRLLTLSYPMAVAFAVIGLIKAPVAFLLLHLGTGALFTVEVNNRLMALFEEALSCHNKGNILSAEEYYKAILKRSEYFIPARINLGLLYRQRGERKKAVHCFRKVLDAVPFGEIGEMARKQLEELQGFYPG from the coding sequence ATGGTTAATCTTTATGATCTTCTTGGGGTTGCTGAGGATGCTCACTCTGAGGAGATAAAAAAAAGGTTTCGCTTGTTAGCAAAACAATATCATCCGGATATAGCTGGAGGCGATGATAAACAATTTCGGGAACTCACCCATGCATATAAAATTCTCTCCAATACAGCTGCCCGGAATGATTATGATAAAACTCTAAAGAATTTTCGTTCTCAAACAGGCAGTTTTTCTGAATACCGTAAGGATCGTTATACGGTTGAAGGAAAGCATCTGAAAAAATTTATACAGGAAATTATACGATACGGGCATTTTACCTACCTCACTGTCAGGTATAAAGAAAAAAGATTATTAACCTTGTCGTACCCTATGGCTGTTGCGTTTGCTGTGATTGGCCTTATCAAGGCCCCTGTTGCATTTTTGTTGTTGCATTTGGGAACAGGGGCCCTGTTTACTGTCGAAGTGAATAATCGTTTGATGGCATTATTTGAAGAAGCGTTGAGCTGTCATAATAAGGGAAATATTCTTTCAGCAGAGGAATATTATAAAGCAATACTGAAGAGAAGTGAATATTTCATACCAGCCCGTATAAATCTTGGCCTTCTCTACCGCCAGAGAGGAGAGCGGAAAAAAGCTGTCCATTGTTTCAGAAAAGTACTTGATGCTGTCCCATTTGGCGAAATAGGAGAGATGGCAAGAAAACAACTGGAAGAATTACAAGGATTTTATCCAGGCTAA
- a CDS encoding formylglycine-generating enzyme family protein, whose amino-acid sequence MESKVQREFRNTLGMTFISIDPGTFMMGSLEGEPGKYDDEMLHNVTLTNGFYMQITPVTVGQWRKFVDATDFLTQAEKEGGAYIWVDKKRERNSSIYWDNPGFEQTDAYSVTCITWNDIQKFIQWLNQKHEGEYRLPTEAEWEYACRAGTTTPFSCGSCLSTDHANYNGTYSQLPGCPNEKNRKKMLPAGSLEPNPWGLYDMHGNVYEWCQDKAEWDTEKSLIINNTTYLDGVKNPLCAKGSSQILRGGCWGADAIHCRSAVRLTHDPNDCFDYIGFRLVRS is encoded by the coding sequence ATGGAAAGTAAGGTTCAGCGTGAATTTAGGAATACTTTAGGGATGACCTTTATCTCTATTGATCCAGGAACTTTTATGATGGGTAGTCTGGAAGGAGAACCTGGAAAATATGATGATGAAATGCTCCACAACGTTACTCTGACAAACGGCTTTTACATGCAGATCACACCGGTGACTGTAGGCCAATGGCGAAAATTTGTCGATGCGACCGATTTTCTCACGCAGGCGGAGAAAGAAGGAGGAGCATACATCTGGGTGGATAAAAAAAGAGAGAGGAATTCTAGTATTTATTGGGATAATCCGGGGTTTGAACAAACTGATGCTTATTCTGTAACCTGTATTACCTGGAACGATATTCAGAAATTTATTCAGTGGTTGAATCAGAAACACGAAGGAGAATATCGTCTTCCTACCGAGGCTGAATGGGAATATGCCTGTAGGGCCGGAACAACAACCCCTTTTTCCTGTGGTTCTTGTTTGTCTACAGATCACGCTAATTATAATGGAACATACAGTCAGTTGCCAGGGTGCCCGAACGAAAAAAATCGAAAGAAAATGCTTCCAGCTGGTAGCTTGGAGCCTAATCCTTGGGGATTGTATGATATGCATGGCAATGTATATGAATGGTGTCAGGATAAAGCTGAATGGGATACTGAAAAAAGTTTAATTATTAATAATACAACATACCTTGATGGGGTAAAAAATCCTTTATGTGCTAAGGGTTCTTCGCAAATCTTAAGAGGAGGGTGTTGGGGTGCTGATGCTATACATTGCCGCTCGGCAGTTCGCCTTACACATGATCCTAATGATTGCTTCGATTACATAGGCTTTCGTCTCGTGAGATCATAA